A window of Desulfomonile tiedjei genomic DNA:
TGTCCATGCCGGCCAGGACGTTGATTTCGCCCTTGAAAGGAAATTGAGCCTGCAATTCCTTTTCGGCGAGTATGTGCTTGGAGGCTGCCTTCATCCGTACGTGGCAACCTGCACACGGCGCGACTACATCTCGGCCCAGCTTTTCAGCGGTCAGGAGGTCCCGCGCGGGTAGAGCGGTTTCGAGATACGCGTCGACCATGTGGGCCGAAGAAGCTCCGCAGCAAGTCCAATCGGGTAGCTCGTGGAGCGTCACATCCAGTTTCGCTGCGGCGTTCCTGAACGATTCGTCCAACTCGACGGCCGAACCTGTCAAAGTGCATCCGGGATAGTAACTGAGTTCCATTGTTAATCCTCTAAGCGTCCGCCCGCGTTCCAGGTTGCCCGGGTGCGGAGGACTTTATGAATGGGCACTGAGGAATGCCTTTTACCTCAGCGGGTCATTTCATTGACGACTTGTTGAAAACTTCTTTCACCTGGCCGATGTTCTTCGATCGGTGGGGCAGGAGGTGTATCCTGCCTTTTCGGAACATCTTCCAGCCCAATTCCATGTCGCTGAAATAGGACTTGGTCTTCATCTTGTATATGCCGATGAGAGCCAGTTCGTGCACTCGCCCAAAAGTACGTATAGTCTTGAGAAACGTCTCATGGAAAGTCGGCACCTGGGATTCCTTGGTCTCGATCTTTTTCTGAAGGACCTGGTGGCGGATCGGATCCAAGAGAGCCGGCACATCAATGCCGTTCGGGCATCTGGCCCCGCAAGTGTGGCAAGTGAGGCACAACCAAATGCTCTCGGAAGCCACTATCTTGTCCACATCTCCCAGAACGGCCAGTCGCACCATCTGATGCGGGAGCAGGTCCATTTCGGGGGCTACGGGGCATCCTGCGGAGCATTTGCCGCACTGATAACACTGATGAATTACCGAGGCCAGATCATGGGCCAATGGGCCTACCTTCCCGGTCGGCGCGTTCGGACTGCCTTGCTGCATCGTCGTCTCCTGTGTTGAGGATTGCTCCCGTCGGGGAGACACAATCCTAATTGGAATTCATTGAACCACGTTTCTCAACCGTTCACTATGAAGCGCTTTCCAGGAGAGCATCAATCTCCTGGAACACCTGGTCGTCTCTGAAATGCTGAAGATCTATGGCTCTACCCGGACACACCGAAGAGCATATCCCGCAACCCTGACACAAAGCGGGGACAATCTCGGCCTTGTGAGTCTCTTCGCTTATACGAGGAGCGCCGTATGGGCAGAGTCTTACACATGTCAAGCAGGCCGCGCACTTGTCCGGTTCAACCTTTGATATGACGCCGGGGAAAGTCAGCTCTTTCTGGCTGATCAAAATACTGGCCCTCTGGGCCGCCGCAGTCGCCTGAGCTATGGATTCGTCAATGGGCTTGGGATAATGTGCAAGCCCGGCCAGGAAAACACCCTCAGTGGTGAAGTCCACCGGGCGCAGTTTCATGTGTGCTTCCACAAAGTACCCGGCCGAATTGACCGTGACTTTGAAAAGCTGCCCGATTTCTTTGTTGGACTGCGCCGGATCAATGGCCGCGGCCAGGGTCAGCAGGTCCGCGGGGATGGTAATGTCCTGATCCACAACCGGGTCGTGTACCACGACATTGACCTTATTGCCGGCCGCTTCCACCCGAGGCTTTGCTTCCGGTTCGTATCGTATGAAGATCGTGCCGGCCCTACGGGACTCGGTGTAAAACTTCTCCAGTAGCCCGTAGGTTCTCAAGTCCCTGTAAATTATATAGTTATTTACATTGGGATTGATCTCGCGCAGACGCTCTGCCAGGCGCACGGATGCTGAACAGCAAACCTTGGAACACCACGGGCGCTCCTCGCATCTGGAGCCTACGCACTGTATGAACACAGCGTTCTTGATCTCTTTAAGCGTGGGATCACCTGCCAGGATTCGCTCTTCGAGGGTATGCTGCGTTTCAACTGCTTGATGCTCGCCGTACAGGTACTCGGTGGGTTTGGATTCCACCGCACCGGTGGCGATTACAGCCGCGCCGAAATCAACTTCCACCGGTTCTTGGCCCTGTGAGGTGATCATTCCCTTGAAGTGGCCCACATGGCCTGTAAGGTCGGAGAATTTCGCGTTCTTGAACAGGCTGATCTTGGGGTGTGATTCCACTCTGCCGACCATGTCCGTAAGGAAAGGCTTTACCGGCTCCCCATGAATCGTCTTCTCGATGGACATGGCATTTCCGCCAAGCCTGTCGCTCTGTTCAGACAGGTAAACCTGGAACCCCTGGTCAGCAAGATTCAACGCGGCGGTCATGCCTGAAATGCCTCCGCCCAAAACCAGGGCATTGCTAACCACAGGCATCTTGGACTTCTGCAAGGGCGCCAGGAGTCTAGCCCGAGCGATTGCCATTCTGGCCAGATCCATGGCCTTAAGGGTCGCCTCCTCTTTATGGGTGGCGTGAACCCAGGAGCACTGATCCCGAATGTTGGTCATTGTGAACAGATACGGATTCAGCCCTGCTTTCTCCATAGTGAGCTGGAACATCGGCTCGTGAGTCCTCGGGCTGCACGCGGAAACCACCACACGGTTGAGGTTGTACTCTTTAATGATATCGAGGAATTGTTCCTGCGTGTCCTGGGAACAGGTGAAGAGCTTCTCATCCGCATAAACCACATTCGGCAGGGTCCTGACATGTTCCACAACTTTCGGAACATTCACCGTGTTGGCAATGTTGATGCCGCAGCGACAAATGAACACCCCGATGCGGGGCTCCTCGCCTGTGACATCTCGCTGAGGCGGGAATTCCTGCTTTGTGGTAAGCGTATTTCTGGCCGAACTGAGAAGCTTCGATGAAGCTCCCGCGGCTGCCGAAGCTTCCATGACCGTCTGCGGGATGTCTTTGGGGCCCTGGAACATTCCTGCGGCAAAAATGCCCGCTCGGCTTGTCTGGACCGGCTCAAAGGAAGTGGTAGAGCAGAATTGGGACTCGTTAAGGTCAATACCGACCTTTTCCGCGAGTGCACGTGACTGCTCGGACGTCTTCAAACCAACCGCAAGAATCACCATGTCGAAGGTCTCGGTGACCAGCTTTTGATTGTCATCGAGGTAAGTAATGCTGAGATTATTGGTCAGCGGATCTTCCACCACGCGGCTGATCATGGAATGGATGAAGCGGACGCCGCCGTCTTTTTTCGCTCGTTCGTAGTAAGCGTCGAAATCCTTTCCGTAAGCTCTAATGTCCATGTAGAAGATGGTGGGCTCGATGTTGTTGTCGTGTTCCTTTGCAATTACAGCCTCTTTTATGGAAGCCATGCAACAGATGGAGCTGCAATGCGGCATGCCCCTTTGAGGATCTCTGGAACCGACACACTGTATCCACGCGACCTTCCTGGGGTGATGCCCATCCGAAGGACGCTTCACTTCACCGGCATTGGGACCGGAAGCGCTCAGCATCCTCTCGAATTCCATGTTGGTGAGGACATTGGGCGCGATTCCGTAAGAAAACTCACCGCGAATTTTCTCGGGATCGATCATCTCGTAACCGGGGGAAAGGATCACGGTCCCGACTTCCACATCCAGGAATTCATCCGTCATGGTGTGGTCCACTGCTTGCGCGGGACACGCCTTGACGCACTCCATACATTCGGAGCACACGCCGCAGTTGAGGCATCGGTTAGCCTCTCTCAGGGCCTCGTTTTCCGCGAAAGCCAATTCCACTTCCTGGAATCCCTTGCGTTCGGACAAAGAAATCTCAGGGCTCGTGGCTCTTGCCTCAGCCTTCATTTCAGGAATAGGCGGATAATTGGAATGCTCGGGAAGTTTCACAGGCCGGCCTTCGCCCATATCCGCGCCTTTGAGAAAACGGGATATGGATTCGGCTGCTTCCTTACCCGCTGCTACTGCTTCCACCACCGTCGCCGGGCCCGTTCCCGCGTCTCCACCGGAGAAGACTCCCGCGATGGAGGTCTGATAAGTTACCGGG
This region includes:
- a CDS encoding 4Fe-4S dicluster domain-containing protein, with protein sequence MQQGSPNAPTGKVGPLAHDLASVIHQCYQCGKCSAGCPVAPEMDLLPHQMVRLAVLGDVDKIVASESIWLCLTCHTCGARCPNGIDVPALLDPIRHQVLQKKIETKESQVPTFHETFLKTIRTFGRVHELALIGIYKMKTKSYFSDMELGWKMFRKGRIHLLPHRSKNIGQVKEVFNKSSMK
- a CDS encoding FAD-dependent oxidoreductase, with translation MAQSKDVVGAALVVGGGIAGVQASLDLAESGYKVYLVESQTGIGGRMAQLDKTFPTNDCSTCIFSPKLVTVGQNPNIELLSYSEVEDIQGEEGRFKVKIRQKSRHIRKDRCKACGDCATACPVHVPNQFDQELSKRAATYRLFPQTIPQTFVIEKYDRAPCVIACPAHINVQGYVALISKGKYKEAVELIYKSLPLPGVLGRVCPHPCEKVCRRGEKDQAVSICKLKRYAADQIDYSELTLPEITPREEKVAVIGSGPAGLSAAYYLALEGYKVTIFESAPVLGGWLRVGIPEYRLPRDVLENEINHILNLGVEAKTNTTLGKDVTLQGLKENGYQAIYLGVGCQKGASLAIPGEDSDGVVQGVDFLKNCALDNHTNGVKKAVVIGGGNVAIDAARTLNRIGAEQVTILYRRSQQEMPAFAEEVHAALDEGVKIQFLAAPVEVVSNGSKVTGIKCIKMELGPADQSGRRRPIPIAGSEFVVDADTIVPAIGQIIDPMIWDSISGLERSPWNTIGVDPVTYQTSIAGVFSGGDAGTGPATVVEAVAAGKEAAESISRFLKGADMGEGRPVKLPEHSNYPPIPEMKAEARATSPEISLSERKGFQEVELAFAENEALREANRCLNCGVCSECMECVKACPAQAVDHTMTDEFLDVEVGTVILSPGYEMIDPEKIRGEFSYGIAPNVLTNMEFERMLSASGPNAGEVKRPSDGHHPRKVAWIQCVGSRDPQRGMPHCSSICCMASIKEAVIAKEHDNNIEPTIFYMDIRAYGKDFDAYYERAKKDGGVRFIHSMISRVVEDPLTNNLSITYLDDNQKLVTETFDMVILAVGLKTSEQSRALAEKVGIDLNESQFCSTTSFEPVQTSRAGIFAAGMFQGPKDIPQTVMEASAAAGASSKLLSSARNTLTTKQEFPPQRDVTGEEPRIGVFICRCGINIANTVNVPKVVEHVRTLPNVVYADEKLFTCSQDTQEQFLDIIKEYNLNRVVVSACSPRTHEPMFQLTMEKAGLNPYLFTMTNIRDQCSWVHATHKEEATLKAMDLARMAIARARLLAPLQKSKMPVVSNALVLGGGISGMTAALNLADQGFQVYLSEQSDRLGGNAMSIEKTIHGEPVKPFLTDMVGRVESHPKISLFKNAKFSDLTGHVGHFKGMITSQGQEPVEVDFGAAVIATGAVESKPTEYLYGEHQAVETQHTLEERILAGDPTLKEIKNAVFIQCVGSRCEERPWCSKVCCSASVRLAERLREINPNVNNYIIYRDLRTYGLLEKFYTESRRAGTIFIRYEPEAKPRVEAAGNKVNVVVHDPVVDQDITIPADLLTLAAAIDPAQSNKEIGQLFKVTVNSAGYFVEAHMKLRPVDFTTEGVFLAGLAHYPKPIDESIAQATAAAQRASILISQKELTFPGVISKVEPDKCAACLTCVRLCPYGAPRISEETHKAEIVPALCQGCGICSSVCPGRAIDLQHFRDDQVFQEIDALLESAS